The proteins below are encoded in one region of Alkaliphilus flagellatus:
- a CDS encoding DUF2325 domain-containing protein, protein MKALLVGADRLGNIPDTLQSFGIKDFIHWDGRKKGMRKLEIPGEVDMVIVFYDFIEHNITEIVKEKAKQSQIPCVFSRRACSDLAKRLNNCKDCNLCTAKAN, encoded by the coding sequence ATGAAAGCTCTATTAGTAGGAGCCGATAGATTAGGTAATATTCCAGATACATTACAAAGCTTTGGTATAAAGGATTTCATACATTGGGATGGACGTAAAAAAGGCATGAGAAAGCTAGAAATTCCAGGAGAAGTTGATATGGTAATAGTGTTTTATGATTTTATAGAACACAATATAACAGAAATAGTTAAGGAAAAAGCAAAACAAAGTCAAATACCTTGTGTATTTTCTAGAAGGGCCTGTAGTGACTTGGCAAAAAGATTGAATAATTGTAAGGATTGTAATTTATGTACTGCAAAAGCTAATTAA
- a CDS encoding VWA domain-containing protein, translating into MKILNRLIALSIMCTLITLQTISAQEIIYTPNNISIMFVLDCSNSMNRNDSKDLAVEMMGMFIDTLPSHRASVGYVAYNHGITSYSEPRSLATEGQRKNLKNRIRRVRKSGFSDMGLGLKTGFELMTANLEENTQPVMILISDGETDLSPHSNRNITDSNNDINYVIDNAKELKIPIYTIEVGDEFKTSNTLLTISSETDGKHFNNLTPNGLIDIVSHVIKNNDTAIINSNLATIGTGKKQEMIIPIEDSITKEVNLILTTQSHLKEPKIFYKGENVSFSQSNHYTVAKILNPKQEEIKLEFTGRPNETIKAYLLSSYDMSLILDVPDTIQKNKAFNIDAYLRNNIDHQVVKDLSFYNKITPSLTMETDTEQVNLDITISNEKIQAGNRLENSGNYTLYTRLTHPNFNMEFRELKLDIKNSQPKGEFFKKIKLHTASKPKVYQLDKYFQDPDGDTLTYEIINNNAESLELEGSLLTINPTNKGTYQFEIKATDNEGLSYTSEAIDLIILPTLQYYYPITITVTCLLMGVLVFAIIYRRRKAPKPTFTGKINAYFMNLTDGDEVAPLTFPLYQFENKKRITLEELLQQANIDKPFLNTKEIYFEPGLDKTIVFYNKGFATSMKDSIILSRNVKYPLQYKAKIYITFEDGTEIEIHYNKYNPMQQDANSY; encoded by the coding sequence ATGAAAATATTAAATAGGTTAATTGCTTTATCTATCATGTGTACCTTAATTACTTTACAAACTATATCAGCCCAAGAAATTATTTATACACCTAACAATATTAGTATTATGTTTGTCCTAGATTGTAGTAACTCCATGAATAGAAATGATTCAAAGGATTTAGCGGTAGAAATGATGGGAATGTTTATTGATACCCTTCCATCCCATAGAGCTAGTGTGGGATATGTGGCTTATAACCATGGCATAACTTCTTATTCAGAACCTAGGTCTTTGGCCACAGAAGGTCAAAGGAAAAATCTAAAAAATAGAATAAGAAGAGTTAGAAAAAGTGGTTTTTCCGATATGGGGCTAGGATTAAAAACTGGTTTTGAATTAATGACAGCTAACTTAGAGGAAAATACTCAGCCAGTTATGATATTAATATCAGATGGTGAAACAGATCTATCCCCCCATAGTAACAGAAATATTACTGATTCAAATAATGATATCAACTATGTTATTGATAATGCAAAAGAATTAAAGATACCTATTTACACAATTGAAGTAGGAGATGAATTCAAAACCAGCAATACCCTTCTAACGATTTCAAGTGAAACCGATGGTAAGCATTTTAATAACCTAACTCCTAACGGATTGATAGATATAGTTAGTCATGTCATTAAAAACAATGATACTGCCATCATCAATTCTAATTTAGCAACCATTGGAACAGGAAAAAAACAAGAAATGATTATTCCTATTGAAGATTCCATAACAAAAGAAGTTAATCTTATTCTAACAACCCAGTCTCATCTTAAAGAGCCAAAAATATTCTATAAAGGAGAGAATGTATCCTTTAGTCAATCGAATCACTATACTGTAGCGAAAATATTAAATCCAAAACAGGAAGAAATAAAATTAGAATTTACTGGTAGACCCAATGAAACCATTAAGGCCTATTTATTATCCAGCTACGACATGAGTTTAATCTTAGATGTACCTGACACCATACAAAAAAATAAAGCATTTAATATAGATGCCTACTTAAGAAATAATATTGATCATCAAGTGGTGAAGGACTTAAGTTTTTATAATAAAATAACACCCAGCTTAACGATGGAAACTGATACTGAACAAGTTAATCTAGATATAACTATTTCTAATGAAAAGATACAAGCAGGTAACAGACTAGAGAATAGTGGTAATTATACCCTTTATACCCGTTTAACACATCCAAATTTTAATATGGAATTTAGGGAATTAAAACTAGATATTAAGAATAGTCAGCCTAAGGGTGAATTTTTTAAAAAGATTAAGCTACATACAGCATCAAAACCTAAGGTATATCAATTAGATAAATACTTTCAAGACCCAGACGGGGATACACTAACATATGAAATCATTAATAACAATGCTGAAAGTTTAGAACTTGAGGGGTCTCTACTAACCATTAACCCTACTAATAAAGGAACTTATCAGTTCGAAATAAAAGCAACCGATAATGAAGGCTTAAGCTATACAAGTGAAGCAATTGATCTAATAATACTGCCAACATTACAGTATTATTATCCCATAACAATTACCGTTACTTGTCTATTGATGGGAGTCTTGGTTTTTGCAATTATTTACAGAAGAAGAAAAGCGCCTAAGCCAACATTTACTGGTAAAATAAATGCATATTTTATGAATTTAACCGATGGAGATGAGGTGGCACCCCTTACTTTTCCATTATATCAATTTGAAAATAAGAAACGTATAACTTTAGAAGAACTGCTGCAGCAGGCAAATATAGATAAACCTTTTTTAAACACTAAAGAAATTTATTTCGAGCCAGGGTTGGATAAAACTATCGTTTTTTATAACAAGGGGTTTGCTACTTCCATGAAGGACTCAATAATATTAAGTAGGAATGTGAAATACCCCCTTCAATACAAAGCAAAAATTTATATTACCTTCGAAGATGGGACAGAAATTGAGATTCATTATAATAAATATAATCCTATGCAACAGGATGCAAATAGCTATTAA
- the aspS gene encoding aspartate--tRNA ligase, which yields MNLKRTHMCGTLNRENIGDVVTLSGWVQKRRDLGGLIFVDLRDRSGLMQIVFDNDVSEKAFKDAEKLGSEYVITIKGKIYERQSKNPNMPTGDIEVFAEEIEILNESQTPPIYIKDDDDVSENLRLKYRYLDLRKPTMQKNLMLRHKVAQVVRNFLSNEGFLEIETPMLTKTTPEGARDYLVPSRVNPGKFFGLPQSPQMLKQLLMVSGMERYFQIVKCFRDEDLRADRQPEFTQIDCEMSFVDVEDIIAINERLLQTIFKEVMNVDIQLPIPRISYKEAMDRFGSDKPDIRFGFELVDLCEIVKNCGFKVFTSAIENGGAVKAINIKGHGDQFSRKDITKLEDYVKTYGAKGLAWIKVTDEGVTSPIAKFFTDEEMQAVLKATDAAVGDLVLFVADKMQVVYDALGHLRVEVAKILNLINKDEFKLLWVTEFPLFEYDEEEGRYAAKHHPFTSPMDEDIELMVSNPEMARAKAYDIVLNGYEIGGGSIRIHSSDLQQKMFKALGFSEEEAWDKFGFLLEAFKYGTPPHGGIAFGLDRLVMILAREDNIRQVIAFPKTQNATCPLTNAPTVADDKQLKELSIKVQIEE from the coding sequence ATGAACTTAAAAAGAACCCACATGTGTGGAACTTTAAATAGAGAAAATATAGGTGATGTAGTAACATTATCAGGATGGGTACAAAAAAGAAGGGATTTAGGAGGTTTAATATTTGTTGATTTAAGAGATAGATCTGGACTTATGCAAATTGTATTTGATAATGATGTATCTGAGAAGGCTTTTAAAGATGCTGAAAAATTAGGATCAGAATATGTAATTACTATAAAAGGAAAGATTTATGAAAGACAATCTAAAAATCCAAATATGCCAACAGGTGATATTGAAGTTTTTGCAGAAGAAATAGAAATTTTAAACGAATCCCAAACACCACCTATTTACATTAAAGATGATGATGATGTTTCAGAGAATCTTAGACTTAAATATAGATATTTAGATTTAAGAAAGCCTACAATGCAAAAGAATTTAATGCTAAGACATAAGGTAGCTCAAGTTGTAAGGAATTTTTTAAGCAATGAAGGATTTTTAGAAATAGAAACTCCTATGCTTACAAAGACAACTCCAGAAGGGGCTAGAGATTATTTGGTACCAAGTAGAGTAAATCCAGGTAAGTTTTTTGGTTTGCCTCAGTCTCCTCAAATGCTTAAACAACTTTTAATGGTATCAGGTATGGAAAGATATTTTCAAATTGTAAAATGTTTTAGAGATGAGGATTTAAGGGCAGATAGACAACCAGAGTTTACTCAAATAGACTGTGAAATGTCATTTGTTGATGTAGAAGATATAATAGCAATTAATGAGAGATTGTTACAAACAATATTTAAAGAGGTAATGAATGTAGATATACAATTACCTATTCCTAGAATAAGCTATAAAGAAGCAATGGATCGCTTTGGATCTGACAAACCGGATATTAGATTTGGCTTTGAACTAGTTGATTTATGTGAAATAGTGAAAAACTGTGGATTTAAAGTATTTACATCCGCTATTGAAAATGGTGGAGCTGTTAAGGCAATCAACATTAAGGGACATGGAGATCAGTTTAGTAGAAAAGATATTACAAAGTTAGAAGACTATGTAAAGACTTATGGTGCTAAAGGATTAGCTTGGATTAAAGTAACAGATGAAGGAGTTACTTCACCAATAGCTAAGTTCTTTACAGATGAAGAAATGCAAGCAGTATTGAAGGCTACAGATGCAGCAGTAGGAGATTTAGTATTATTTGTTGCTGATAAAATGCAAGTAGTATATGATGCTCTAGGACATTTAAGGGTTGAAGTTGCTAAAATATTAAACTTAATTAACAAAGATGAGTTTAAGCTACTTTGGGTTACGGAATTTCCACTATTTGAATACGATGAAGAAGAAGGTCGTTATGCAGCTAAGCATCATCCATTTACTTCTCCTATGGATGAAGATATTGAACTTATGGTATCAAATCCAGAAATGGCTAGAGCTAAGGCTTATGATATTGTATTAAATGGCTATGAAATTGGTGGAGGAAGCATAAGAATTCACTCATCAGACCTTCAACAAAAAATGTTTAAAGCTTTAGGTTTTAGCGAAGAAGAAGCTTGGGATAAGTTTGGCTTCCTTTTAGAAGCATTTAAATATGGAACACCACCTCATGGAGGTATTGCCTTTGGCCTAGATAGATTGGTAATGATTTTAGCAAGGGAAGATAATATTAGACAGGTAATAGCTTTCCCTAAAACTCAAAATGCTACTTGTCCATTAACAAATGCACCAACTGTTGCAGATGACAAGCAGTTAAAAGAATTAAGTATAAAAGTTCAAATTGAAGAATAA
- the hisS gene encoding histidine--tRNA ligase — protein MLTKGPRGTKDVLPSEAYKWHYVEGVVKEVAKRFGFEEIRTPIFEHTELFERGVGDTTDVVEKEMYTFTDRGDRSITLKPEGTAPVARSFIENKLYADTQPTKLFYITPVFRYERPQAGRLREHHQFGVEVFGAASPSVDAEVINLAMAVYETFGIKKLELRINSIGCPKCRAEYHKVLKEYLQNKLDKLCTTCQGRFDRNPLRIIDCKSDTCQAELTEVPLMLDHICDECKDHFDTLKKYLEASGLNYIVDPRIVRGLDYYTKTAFEIITDEAGKKGTICGGGRYDKLVEDCGGPSTPGVGFGMGLERTILTLESQGIEIPKPEGLDVFIVTMGEAASYEGFKLLNQLRRAGLTADKDHLDRSVKAQFKYANKVMSNYTIVIGDDELSKGIAKLKNMIDGEETEVNLIDVANILQQNLNRR, from the coding sequence TTGCTAACAAAGGGACCAAGGGGTACAAAGGATGTATTACCTAGTGAAGCCTATAAGTGGCATTATGTTGAAGGTGTAGTAAAGGAAGTAGCTAAGCGCTTTGGGTTTGAAGAGATAAGAACCCCTATCTTTGAGCATACAGAGCTTTTTGAACGTGGAGTAGGTGATACTACAGATGTTGTTGAAAAAGAAATGTATACATTTACTGATCGTGGAGACAGAAGCATTACATTAAAGCCAGAAGGTACAGCTCCAGTAGCAAGATCATTTATTGAAAATAAACTTTATGCAGATACTCAACCTACAAAACTATTTTATATTACACCAGTTTTTAGATATGAAAGACCTCAAGCAGGAAGGTTAAGAGAACATCATCAATTTGGTGTTGAGGTTTTTGGCGCAGCTAGCCCTTCTGTAGATGCAGAGGTTATTAACTTAGCTATGGCGGTTTATGAAACCTTTGGAATTAAAAAATTAGAGCTTAGAATAAACAGTATTGGCTGTCCAAAGTGTAGAGCTGAATATCATAAAGTACTTAAGGAATACTTACAAAATAAATTAGATAAGCTATGCACAACTTGCCAAGGAAGATTTGATCGAAATCCTCTTAGAATAATTGACTGTAAATCTGATACATGTCAAGCCGAACTAACAGAAGTTCCACTTATGCTAGATCATATTTGTGATGAATGTAAGGATCATTTTGATACCTTAAAGAAATATTTAGAAGCATCTGGACTTAATTATATAGTGGATCCAAGAATTGTTCGTGGATTAGATTACTATACTAAAACTGCGTTTGAAATTATTACAGATGAAGCAGGTAAAAAAGGAACAATATGTGGCGGTGGGAGATATGACAAACTTGTAGAAGATTGTGGAGGTCCGAGTACGCCAGGTGTAGGCTTTGGAATGGGATTAGAAAGAACTATATTAACATTAGAAAGCCAAGGCATAGAAATTCCTAAACCAGAAGGATTAGATGTATTTATAGTAACCATGGGTGAGGCAGCATCCTATGAAGGATTTAAATTACTAAATCAACTTAGAAGAGCAGGTTTAACTGCAGATAAAGATCACTTAGATCGTAGTGTAAAGGCACAATTTAAATATGCTAATAAGGTAATGTCAAATTACACAATTGTAATAGGTGATGATGAACTATCTAAAGGAATAGCAAAGCTAAAAAATATGATTGATGGAGAAGAGACAGAAGTTAATTTAATTGATGTAGCTAATATACTTCAACAAAATTTAAATAGGAGGTAA
- the dtd gene encoding D-aminoacyl-tRNA deacylase, which produces MRAVVQRISQGKVVVEDQVTGAIDKGLLVFLGVTNEDNIQDVKYMAEKIVNLRIFEDDNEKMNLSVIDVEGKILAVSQFTLLGDCRKGRRPNFTEAARPEMADELYKSFIEECQKLGVNVETGVFQAHMMVHSINDGPVTILIDSKKTF; this is translated from the coding sequence ATGAGGGCTGTAGTTCAAAGAATATCACAAGGAAAGGTAGTAGTAGAGGATCAAGTTACTGGTGCTATCGATAAAGGGTTGTTAGTTTTTCTAGGAGTAACAAATGAAGATAATATTCAAGATGTAAAATATATGGCTGAAAAAATTGTAAACTTAAGAATATTTGAAGACGATAACGAGAAAATGAATTTATCTGTTATAGATGTAGAAGGTAAAATTCTTGCAGTATCTCAATTTACACTTTTAGGGGACTGTAGAAAAGGAAGACGTCCTAATTTTACAGAGGCAGCTAGACCGGAAATGGCTGATGAACTATATAAATCCTTTATAGAAGAATGCCAAAAACTAGGGGTAAATGTTGAAACAGGCGTATTCCAAGCTCATATGATGGTACACTCAATCAATGATGGTCCAGTAACTATACTTATCGATAGTAAAAAAACATTTTAA
- a CDS encoding SoxR reducing system RseC family protein, whose product MRQCGVVMSTDGDRAKVVMQRQSSCGDCKGCKLGSDDMSMEIEAINSINAKIGDRVEIDMEHQNVLAAAFIAYMIPLITLIAGVFIGSVLLDKIGLAQYKEVGSGILGLVLTGISFAVIRLKESSFKANKNFVPIITEITDK is encoded by the coding sequence ATGAGACAATGTGGAGTTGTTATGTCTACCGACGGAGATAGAGCTAAAGTAGTAATGCAAAGACAATCTAGCTGCGGCGATTGTAAAGGTTGCAAGCTAGGTAGTGATGATATGAGTATGGAAATAGAGGCTATTAACTCTATTAATGCTAAAATTGGTGATCGTGTTGAAATAGATATGGAGCACCAAAATGTTTTAGCTGCTGCTTTTATTGCATATATGATTCCCTTGATTACTTTAATAGCAGGAGTATTTATTGGAAGTGTACTTTTAGATAAAATCGGATTAGCTCAGTATAAAGAAGTTGGATCAGGTATATTAGGACTTGTATTAACTGGAATAAGCTTTGCTGTTATTAGATTAAAAGAGAGTTCATTTAAAGCGAATAAAAACTTTGTTCCAATTATTACAGAGATTACTGATAAATAA
- a CDS encoding MBL fold metallo-hydrolase — protein sequence MFLERIPAGVYAVNCYVVGDDKTGKAAVIDPGGDVDKIIEVLESNEFKLEYIILTHAHGDHIGGLEELREKTGAPVYMHKNDLHVLKNSKINHSVAIGGVKVETEADAFVEDGDTLELGELKLYVIHTPGHTQGGICIQVENVLLSGDTLFANSIGRSDLEGGDQEQLIDSIKNKLFVLNEDLTVLPGHGPATTIRIEKTTNPYVR from the coding sequence ATGTTTTTAGAAAGAATTCCAGCAGGAGTATATGCAGTTAATTGCTATGTTGTAGGTGATGATAAAACAGGTAAAGCTGCTGTAATTGATCCAGGTGGCGATGTTGATAAAATAATTGAAGTATTAGAAAGCAATGAGTTTAAATTAGAATATATTATATTGACCCATGCTCATGGAGACCATATAGGTGGTTTAGAGGAGTTACGGGAAAAAACTGGAGCCCCTGTATATATGCATAAAAATGATCTGCATGTGTTGAAAAATAGTAAAATTAATCATTCTGTTGCAATAGGTGGTGTTAAAGTTGAAACAGAAGCAGATGCTTTCGTAGAGGATGGAGATACATTGGAATTGGGAGAGTTAAAGCTTTATGTTATTCATACGCCAGGGCATACTCAAGGTGGAATATGTATACAAGTTGAAAATGTACTATTAAGTGGAGATACATTATTTGCAAACTCTATAGGCAGAAGCGACTTAGAGGGTGGAGATCAAGAACAACTAATAGACTCTATTAAAAATAAACTTTTTGTACTTAATGAAGATTTAACCGTTTTACCTGGACATGGTCCTGCCACCACTATTAGAATTGAAAAAACTACAAATCCTTATGTAAGGTAA
- a CDS encoding tRNA threonylcarbamoyladenosine dehydratase, whose protein sequence is MALHSFSRTELLIGTDGLEKLKNSKIAVFGIGGVGTFAVEALARSGVSKFVLVDHDDICLTNINRQIHALRSTVGKAKVEVMKERILDINPKAEVTVYRELYNSESAEKLIADDYDYVVDAIDMVTSKLDLIERCKKRGISIISCMGAGNKLDPTRLEVSDIYKTSICPLAKVMRKELRKRGIKDLKVIYSKEEPITPLEIEGNSCKTNCICTNKETATCTARRQIPGSVSFVPSVAGLIIASQIVKDIIK, encoded by the coding sequence ATGGCGCTACATTCTTTTTCTAGAACAGAATTGTTAATTGGAACTGATGGACTTGAAAAGCTTAAAAATAGTAAAATAGCTGTGTTTGGTATAGGAGGAGTAGGGACATTTGCTGTAGAAGCCCTAGCAAGAAGTGGTGTAAGTAAATTTGTTTTAGTTGATCACGACGATATATGTTTAACTAATATTAATAGGCAAATCCACGCTCTCCGTAGCACTGTAGGTAAAGCAAAAGTAGAAGTTATGAAAGAGCGTATTTTAGATATTAATCCTAAAGCAGAAGTAACTGTATATAGAGAGCTTTATAATAGTGAAAGTGCAGAAAAATTAATAGCTGACGATTATGATTATGTTGTAGATGCAATCGATATGGTTACATCAAAATTAGATTTAATTGAAAGATGTAAAAAAAGAGGTATTTCTATTATTAGCTGTATGGGTGCGGGTAATAAGCTGGACCCTACTAGATTAGAGGTATCTGATATATATAAAACATCAATTTGTCCTTTAGCAAAAGTAATGCGCAAAGAGCTTAGAAAAAGAGGCATTAAAGACTTAAAAGTGATATACTCAAAAGAAGAGCCTATAACACCATTAGAAATAGAAGGTAATAGCTGTAAAACTAATTGCATATGTACTAATAAAGAGACTGCTACATGTACTGCAAGAAGACAAATTCCAGGTAGTGTGTCTTTCGTACCTTCTGTTGCTGGATTAATTATAGCTTCACAAATAGTTAAAGATATTATTAAATAG
- a CDS encoding aminopeptidase codes for MAEETIDKKLQQQLTKKFHNAWEQLKDGELERVFEFGEAYKYFMDRGKTERECVDEIIKQAKTNGFVSLDEVMDRGVVKPGDKIYAENKGKAVVLFVIGTEGIEKGMRIVGSHLDAPRLDLKAYPLYEDGGMALLKTHYYGGIKKYQWVATPLALHGVMIKKNGEKISIVIGEDDQDPVLYISDLLPHLAKDQMSKNMGEGITGEGLNVIIGNIPYQGDDVDEKVKLNILRLLNEKYGIDEDDFTVAEIEIVPAGKSRDVGLDRSMIAAHGHDDRVCSFAAYQAVFEIQNPKNTIVGLFVDKEEVGSMGNTGMESMFFENTVAELLNLQGTTSYLGLRRSMSNSKVLSGDVTAGFDPNFPDVLDKRNASFIGKGVTLTKYTGVRGKAGSNDANAEFLAEVRGIFNNSDVTWQVGELGKVDQGGGGTIAYILANKGAEVVDCGTPMLSMHAPIELISKVDLYMTYKAYKAFYQG; via the coding sequence ATGGCAGAGGAAACGATAGATAAAAAATTACAGCAACAGTTGACTAAAAAGTTTCATAATGCTTGGGAACAACTGAAGGATGGAGAGCTAGAGCGGGTTTTTGAGTTTGGTGAAGCCTATAAATATTTTATGGATCGAGGGAAAACTGAAAGAGAATGCGTTGATGAAATCATTAAACAAGCAAAAACTAATGGATTTGTTTCTTTGGATGAAGTAATGGATAGAGGAGTTGTTAAGCCTGGAGATAAGATTTATGCAGAAAATAAAGGTAAGGCCGTTGTCTTATTTGTGATTGGAACTGAAGGAATAGAAAAGGGTATGAGAATAGTAGGAAGTCATTTGGATGCCCCAAGGCTAGATTTAAAGGCTTATCCTCTCTATGAGGATGGTGGAATGGCGCTTTTAAAAACCCACTACTATGGTGGCATAAAAAAATATCAGTGGGTAGCTACACCACTAGCACTACATGGTGTAATGATTAAGAAAAATGGAGAGAAGATTTCAATTGTTATTGGGGAAGATGATCAAGATCCGGTACTTTATATTTCTGATCTACTTCCACATTTGGCAAAGGATCAAATGTCTAAAAACATGGGGGAAGGCATTACTGGAGAAGGACTTAATGTGATTATCGGTAATATTCCCTATCAAGGTGATGATGTTGATGAAAAGGTAAAATTAAATATATTAAGACTATTAAATGAAAAGTATGGGATAGACGAGGATGACTTTACAGTGGCTGAGATTGAAATTGTACCAGCTGGAAAGTCTAGAGATGTAGGACTTGATAGAAGCATGATTGCAGCCCATGGACATGATGATCGTGTTTGTTCATTTGCTGCATATCAGGCTGTATTCGAAATTCAAAATCCTAAAAATACAATTGTTGGACTCTTTGTAGACAAAGAAGAAGTTGGGAGCATGGGGAATACAGGAATGGAATCTATGTTCTTTGAAAATACTGTTGCAGAGTTATTAAATTTACAAGGAACAACAAGCTATCTAGGTTTACGTAGGTCTATGAGCAATTCAAAGGTATTATCAGGTGATGTAACAGCTGGATTTGACCCTAACTTTCCTGATGTGTTAGATAAACGCAATGCCTCCTTCATTGGTAAAGGTGTGACCCTTACGAAATACACTGGTGTAAGGGGAAAAGCAGGCTCCAATGATGCCAATGCTGAATTTTTAGCTGAAGTTAGAGGAATATTTAATAATAGCGATGTTACATGGCAGGTAGGAGAACTCGGAAAGGTTGACCAAGGTGGTGGCGGTACCATTGCCTATATATTGGCTAATAAGGGGGCAGAGGTTGTAGATTGTGGTACACCAATGCTAAGCATGCATGCACCTATTGAATTAATCAGTAAGGTGGATCTCTATATGACCTACAAAGCTTATAAGGCTTTTTATCAGGGATAA
- the hemZ gene encoding coproporphyrinogen dehydrogenase HemZ codes for MIKVICIGHNYEYEIRELLKLFYKQSEIEISCVSFGEYVEEGFNRQIISKETLLTSMLVVEENKAIATSKLNGEEKIIEEQLDNKTELEIKKTIKRLIKKSLFKLLQKSKNIEVPWGILTGIRPTKIVHELLENGFSEENIMYTLINEYCIDSSKAKLLLDVAKTEYRYVYPIDETKISLYISIPFCPTRCLYCSFPSNPLNQSAHLVDSYVDSLCREIEGVTKLIKEVGKKVQTIYVGGGTPTTLSVTQFARIFDTIKTSIDLNYLEEFTVEAGRPDTIDYDKLMYLKGANITRLSINPQTMNDCTLKEIGREHTVDELVKSYKMALEIGFENINMDIIIGLPGEDTKMVEHTMNEIKKLSPINLTVHTLAIKRASRLKDQEEEYSLAEQQEVMDMLEITQNYAEVMGLKPYYMYRQKHMVGNLENIGYSKPGYECIYNIQIMEEKQTILALGAGAVSKITFPSENRLERVPNIKNLEQYIERVDEMIERKRKFFIDNI; via the coding sequence ATGATTAAAGTTATATGCATAGGACATAATTATGAATATGAAATAAGAGAATTATTAAAACTATTTTACAAACAAAGTGAAATAGAAATTAGCTGTGTTAGCTTTGGAGAGTATGTTGAAGAAGGTTTTAATAGGCAAATTATTTCTAAAGAAACCTTATTAACTAGTATGCTAGTTGTTGAAGAAAATAAAGCTATTGCTACTTCTAAGTTAAATGGTGAAGAGAAAATAATAGAAGAACAATTAGATAATAAGACTGAGTTAGAGATAAAGAAAACAATTAAAAGATTAATTAAAAAAAGCCTTTTTAAGCTCCTTCAAAAAAGTAAAAATATTGAGGTGCCTTGGGGCATTTTAACAGGAATTAGGCCTACGAAAATTGTTCATGAGCTATTAGAAAATGGTTTTAGTGAAGAAAATATTATGTATACTTTAATAAATGAATATTGTATAGATAGTAGTAAAGCGAAACTATTGTTAGATGTAGCTAAAACAGAGTATAGATATGTATATCCTATTGATGAAACAAAAATTAGTTTATATATAAGCATACCTTTTTGTCCAACTAGATGTCTATATTGCTCATTTCCTTCTAATCCATTAAATCAATCTGCACATTTAGTAGATAGTTATGTAGATTCCCTGTGCAGGGAGATAGAAGGTGTGACAAAGCTAATTAAAGAAGTGGGGAAAAAGGTTCAAACAATTTATGTTGGTGGAGGAACACCAACTACTCTTTCGGTTACACAATTTGCCCGTATATTCGATACAATTAAAACTAGTATAGATTTGAACTATCTTGAAGAATTCACAGTAGAGGCTGGAAGACCAGATACAATTGATTATGATAAGCTAATGTATCTGAAGGGAGCAAATATTACTAGATTAAGTATTAATCCACAAACTATGAACGATTGTACTTTAAAGGAAATAGGAAGAGAACATACCGTTGATGAACTAGTTAAATCTTACAAAATGGCTTTGGAAATTGGATTTGAAAATATTAATATGGATATTATAATTGGACTTCCAGGTGAAGATACAAAAATGGTAGAACACACTATGAATGAAATTAAAAAGCTCTCTCCCATTAATTTAACAGTGCATACATTAGCAATTAAAAGAGCTTCTAGATTGAAAGATCAAGAAGAAGAATATAGTCTTGCTGAGCAACAAGAAGTGATGGATATGCTCGAAATTACACAGAATTATGCTGAAGTTATGGGATTAAAACCATATTATATGTATAGACAAAAGCATATGGTAGGTAATCTTGAAAATATAGGATATTCAAAGCCAGGTTATGAATGTATATATAACATTCAAATTATGGAGGAAAAACAGACTATACTTGCCTTAGGAGCAGGAGCTGTCTCTAAGATTACATTTCCTAGTGAAAATCGACTAGAAAGAGTTCCAAATATTAAAAACTTAGAGCAATATATTGAGCGCGTAGATGAAATGATCGAAAGAAAAAGAAAATTTTTTATTGACAATATTTAG